In Thermocrinis jamiesonii, the genomic stretch CTGCACAGGCTATACCACCTTGAGAGTAAAAGGTATTACCTACACCTCTGGTGATGATAACAGGTTTTAGTCCTAATTCCCACAGAGTTAAGGCGCAAACAAGACCACCTATGCCACTGCCTATTACTAAAACCTCCGCTTGTTCCTCTGGGATCAAAGAGGTGTTAAACTCAAGAAAGTGCATGAGAATAGGCTCTTAGGATCGTATCCGTTAGCTTGTCTGGATCGTGTCTTACAAAATCTTGGTTTTCTCCTATCAGATCTTCCGCATATACAGTTATGCCCGCTTTGGCTATTTTTGCTATGTCTGGTATAACCGGCTCTTGTCCTTGTTCTATGTATCTTCTTAAAACCCCATCGGAAGGCATCTTTGTGTTGAGAATAGCTATATCCACCCTTGAAAGACCGGTAGTTTCCAAAAAGGCTCTTATGTGGTCATAGGCGCTGTAGCCATCCGTTTCGCCCGGCTGGGTCATAGCATTTACTATAAAGATCCTTATAGCGTTTGAGCTTTCTATTGCCTCCCTCAGATCGCTAATTAGCAAGTTGGGGACTATGCTGGTGTATAGACTGCCTGGACCAAAGATAATTAAATCTGCATCTTGAACCTTTGCTATGGCGTCAATGGGCGCCCTAGCATCAGGTGGTTCAATCCAAACTTTAACTATCTTAGCCTTGCTCGCCTTACCATACTCGGTTATACTCTCCTCCCCTTCAACCACTTCTCCGTTTGAAAACTCTGCCAACAGATTAATGTCTTCCGTAGTAGCCGGAATTATCTCCCCCTTAGTTCTGAGTATCTGAGAAGCCAAATTTATGGCTGAAATAAAACTGCCTGTAATGTCGGTTAGTGCTACCAAAAAGAGGTTTCCAAAGGAGTGTCCCTCTAACTCTCCGCCTTTAAACCTGTATTGGAACAGCTTCTGAAGGATCTCTTCACTTTCCGATAGTGCTACCAAACAGTTTCTGATGTCTCCGGGTGCAGGAATGTGATAAGCCTTTCTTAGCCTTCCCGTACTTCCACCACTGTCTGCTACAGTCACTATAGCGGAGAGGTCCTCTATGCGGTTTCCAACTTCTTTTTTGAGCCCCCTCAAAAGATTGGACAAACCCGTTCCTCCTCCTATGCATACAACTTTCATTTTTCTCCTCCTTGAAAAAGACCTCAACTAACTTATTTTAAATCTTATGCCCGTATTAAACCTAAAGGAAATTTTCAAAACTTCAAAACGGTTCTCCGGCTTTTACACGATCGGTCCAAAGGACTTAAATTTGCCGGCAGACCTTGGAGATCTGGAAAAGCCGGTAGATGTAGAAGTGGAGATAGAAAAAGCAGCAGGTGGCTATTTGGTTAATTTGAAAATCAAGGGAGAAATTAAGCTTGGATGCAGTAGATGTCTAACGCCATTTGTAAGGGAGATTGAAAGCGAAGAAACTGTAAGACTGGAAAACTTTCCAGAGAAGCTGACTATAAACCTAAAAGCTCAAGATCTGAACGTGTGTTTTTTGGAAGACGAAGAACATTTTGACCTAACCCAGCTTGTAAGGGAGCAAATTATCCTCAGCATACCCACAAAGCCTCTCTGTAGCCCAGACTGCACGATTCCTACATTAGAAGAGTATCAGGAAGATTCAAGGTTTATCGCCTTAAAAAGGTTAATCCAAAAATAATGAATAGGCTACCTGTCCCAAACTAAGACTTCTACTACCTTCTTGTTTTCTTTGTGATTTTCTCCACCGCATCCACACTCTTTGCACATAACCTTTCCTCCGAATGATTGTTCATAGACACTCTCATTATAGAATTTATACTCTAAGTGAGAAATTAACCAAGCACATAGCTTTTTCTGAAAAAGCTATAGCCAATAGCATATCCATAAAGGTAAGCCAAAAGTGTTATACCTTTCATCCACCTGCTAATGTAATTGAAAAACTTATTTGGCGAGGTTTAGGGATATTATAAGTCCCTACCCTCCAAAGAGCTTTCCAACAAGAAAACTTGCCTTTTTCTTAATTTCTCACCCGACGTATTTCAATAATTATAACCTTTCAATCTCCTAAGTCTTCCTTCCATCCACTTGGATTGACTTTTTGTGCTTTTCTTCAACACCTGCCAGTTCTGCAATAGTAGTTGTTGTCAAGTATTCCATAATATGTTCCCTAAGGTCTATCCACTTATCGTGAACTGCACAGGGTGAAGTTTGCCACTCTTCACATCTTCCAGGTCTCAAAGCGCAGTAATCTAAGCGATAGTCTTCATCAAGGTATCTTATCACATCGTATATAGATATTTCTTCAGGTTGTATAGCAAATGTAAAACCCCCATTGGGACCCTTGTATGATTTTAAAACCCTTTCCCTGACCAGTTTATGAAAGATCTTTGAGAGAAAGGGTTTAGGGATGCTTTGCACTTGAGCGATCTCTTCTACCTTCACAAGCCGCCCTTTCTGTAAGGCTAAATAAGCTAAAGCCAACAAAGCGTATTTAACAGTTTCTGAGTAAATCATGAATATATTATATAGTTCAAACTCCGAAATCTGCAAGATTTAAAAAAGGGTAGGATACAGTGTAGCTTAATAGCCTCAGCTCCCCACTGGTTGCTCTCAATGCGAAAACATAAAACTTAAAAAGTTATTGCCTTAGTTTTGTAATTAACTAAATAAAATTATCATGGACAGGTCCCTACTTAAGGAAAAGAAAAAACTTGAGATAATAAGAACAGCCTGTAAGCTTTTTTCTGAAAAAGGGTATCACAACACCGTTATACCGGATATTGCCAACGCCCTTGGAATGAGTGTGGGCAATATTTACAACTACTTTGAATCAAAGGAAGAGCTGGCAAAAGAGATAATGCTAACTGTTTCTAGCTATGTAGCGGAGAGGTTAAGAAGAATAAACCAAGAGAATATATCTACAAGGAGAAAAGATATATAGATTTACGGAAGAATTTTTTCAAATGGCTCTGAAGGAGCCAGAATTAATAAACTACTTTCTCAGGGTTTTTCTGGTTAACAGGGAAATCTTCAAGGAAGGTAGGGAGGTGTTCTAAAAGGTGGTATTCTTCTGACAAAATAGTAGCGGGCTATGTGATAGCTTGGGTCAAACCCAAAAAAGTTAAGCTTCATTCTCTCAAGCTCTTCGTTTCTGTATTCAAAAAGCGGTTTTTCCATCCAATCCCTAATCCTCTCCTCCCTTTTCTTTTTCAGAAAAACATCATAATCACTCGTGTTTATAAAGCTTTCAAGAAATCCAGAAACTTTTTCCCTAAACTCCTTTGGTGTTCTTCCAAAAACTAAGTCTATTAGGCCAATTTCGTAAGCTTTTTTGGAGCTTATAGGCATTCTGTTTTGCATTATTTCCTTTGCCTTTTCCCACCCAACCCTCTTAGGTAGAGTGTATGTCCAAAACTCAGACCTATAGAGATTGCTTATGTTTTTATAGTCCATGTTATGTTTATCTATGTGGATAGGTATGCGGATAGGAGTTA encodes the following:
- a CDS encoding gluconeogenesis factor YvcK family protein yields the protein MKVVCIGGGTGLSNLLRGLKKEVGNRIEDLSAIVTVADSGGSTGRLRKAYHIPAPGDIRNCLVALSESEEILQKLFQYRFKGGELEGHSFGNLFLVALTDITGSFISAINLASQILRTKGEIIPATTEDINLLAEFSNGEVVEGEESITEYGKASKAKIVKVWIEPPDARAPIDAIAKVQDADLIIFGPGSLYTSIVPNLLISDLREAIESSNAIRIFIVNAMTQPGETDGYSAYDHIRAFLETTGLSRVDIAILNTKMPSDGVLRRYIEQGQEPVIPDIAKIAKAGITVYAEDLIGENQDFVRHDPDKLTDTILRAYSHALS
- a CDS encoding YceD family protein gives rise to the protein MPVLNLKEIFKTSKRFSGFYTIGPKDLNLPADLGDLEKPVDVEVEIEKAAGGYLVNLKIKGEIKLGCSRCLTPFVREIESEETVRLENFPEKLTINLKAQDLNVCFLEDEEHFDLTQLVREQIILSIPTKPLCSPDCTIPTLEEYQEDSRFIALKRLIQK
- a CDS encoding RrF2 family transcriptional regulator gives rise to the protein MIYSETVKYALLALAYLALQKGRLVKVEEIAQVQSIPKPFLSKIFHKLVRERVLKSYKGPNGGFTFAIQPEEISIYDVIRYLDEDYRLDYCALRPGRCEEWQTSPCAVHDKWIDLREHIMEYLTTTTIAELAGVEEKHKKSIQVDGRKT